The Thermodesulfovibrionia bacterium genome includes a window with the following:
- the murJ gene encoding murein biosynthesis integral membrane protein MurJ, protein MDEKRKITKAAGLMSAATLISRILGFIRDMIFARYFGATGLSDTFFAAFRIPNLLRELFAEGSMSAALIPVLTEYRQKHGEEEVNRLVKIAFTFIVIVVGAVCILGIVFSPEIVTALAPGFLSSPEKFSLTVLLTRIMMPFLLFISLAALVMGALNIKKVFFIPALAPAMLNITLIISILIFESRSSRPIIVAAIGMMVGGFVQFAFQLPTFFKNKYRLGFNMNFSHPGIKKMALLLIPATLALSVNQINIVVSNILASFLPSGSITYLFYSMRLIQFPIGMFGVAMGMAILPALSAHAAKGDFDELRSDFSFALRLLFFITIPSMAGLIFLREPIVNILFQRGKFDYAATAGTAQALLFYALGIWAIVGMRIVTAGFYSMQNTKTPVKVAVVAMLTNIIFSLILMKPMQHSGLALANSIAASVNFGILFFMLKKKLGRLDGRNIGISFIKVSVASAVTGLLSWFIIRSDIWMQSGITMEKAGLLAVAIAVFLAVYVLLMHFMGSEELKHLIKIYKERKGRA, encoded by the coding sequence ATGGATGAAAAAAGAAAAATAACAAAGGCCGCCGGACTGATGTCGGCAGCAACCCTTATCAGCCGGATACTCGGTTTTATAAGGGATATGATATTTGCACGGTATTTCGGCGCGACAGGGCTTTCCGATACCTTTTTTGCCGCATTCAGGATACCGAACTTGCTAAGGGAACTCTTTGCCGAAGGCTCCATGTCAGCCGCGCTTATCCCGGTTTTGACCGAATACAGGCAGAAACATGGAGAGGAAGAGGTCAACCGACTCGTGAAGATAGCCTTCACCTTTATTGTTATTGTGGTCGGAGCAGTCTGCATCCTGGGCATTGTTTTTTCTCCGGAAATAGTTACCGCGCTTGCTCCGGGATTTTTAAGTTCTCCTGAGAAGTTCTCTCTCACCGTGCTTTTGACAAGGATAATGATGCCGTTTCTTTTATTCATCAGCCTTGCCGCATTGGTCATGGGCGCGCTGAATATCAAGAAGGTGTTTTTTATCCCGGCTCTCGCACCCGCGATGCTCAATATAACCCTGATCATAAGTATTTTGATATTTGAATCAAGGTCAAGCCGGCCAATCATAGTTGCCGCGATAGGCATGATGGTCGGCGGATTTGTTCAGTTCGCCTTTCAGCTTCCAACATTTTTTAAGAACAAATACAGGCTTGGCTTTAACATGAATTTCAGCCACCCCGGCATTAAAAAGATGGCGCTTCTGCTGATACCTGCCACGCTTGCCTTATCGGTAAATCAGATAAATATAGTTGTGAGCAATATCCTCGCTTCGTTTCTGCCTTCAGGGAGCATCACGTATCTTTTTTACTCAATGAGGCTGATACAATTTCCCATCGGCATGTTCGGCGTTGCAATGGGCATGGCGATCCTCCCGGCACTTTCAGCACATGCTGCCAAAGGGGATTTTGATGAACTGAGGAGCGACTTCTCGTTTGCGCTGCGCCTGCTCTTTTTTATAACGATACCTTCAATGGCAGGACTGATATTTCTGAGAGAACCGATAGTTAATATACTTTTCCAGAGAGGGAAGTTCGACTATGCCGCTACTGCAGGGACTGCGCAGGCGCTGCTTTTTTATGCATTGGGGATATGGGCCATCGTCGGCATGAGGATAGTTACCGCAGGATTTTATTCCATGCAGAATACGAAGACGCCGGTGAAGGTCGCCGTTGTTGCCATGCTGACAAATATTATCTTTAGCCTCATATTAATGAAGCCGATGCAGCACAGCGGGCTTGCTCTTGCCAATTCCATTGCCGCGTCAGTCAATTTCGGCATCCTCTTTTTCATGCTGAAGAAGAAACTCGGAAGGCTTGACGGCAGGAATATAGGCATCTCTTTTATTAAAGTATCCGTCGCCTCCGCTGTGACAGGGCTTTTAAGCTGGTTCATTATCAGAAGCGACATATGGATGCAGAGCGGGATAACCATGGAGAAGGCCGGACTGCTGGCTGTCGCGATAGCAGTTTT
- the rpsT gene encoding 30S ribosomal protein S20 — translation MATKPPVKKNLSTLKRVRQAIAKTEKNRSVKSLAKTLTKKIEAEVKSKNIENAKAALKTAVSAIDKAAKTGIIHKSTASRKISRITKLVNSLSSSEAV, via the coding sequence TTGGCTACTAAGCCCCCGGTAAAGAAGAACCTGTCAACACTCAAAAGAGTCAGGCAGGCAATAGCAAAAACAGAGAAGAACCGCTCCGTCAAGAGCTTGGCAAAGACCCTGACCAAGAAGATCGAAGCAGAGGTCAAGAGCAAGAACATTGAAAACGCAAAGGCTGCTCTGAAAACAGCTGTCTCAGCGATCGACAAGGCTGCGAAGACTGGAATAATCCACAAAAGCACCGCTTCCAGGAAGATATCCCGTATTACAAAGCTTGTCAATTCGCTCTCCTCTTCTGAAGCAGTCTGA
- the holA gene encoding DNA polymerase III subunit delta, whose product MLNSALDKEIEKGLLQDLYYFWSEEDYFLDDVLRKAVERVVSSSQADFNYDLFYPSSDPGQIIDAASTLPFMASRRLVVLKGFNQYSKAAVDSLLPYFRKPSENTCMIVLSQKAPVKKLSDIPWKLYKLGIEERDIPAWIKRLASDKGIQMTGEAVDCLIDYVGFDAGLLASEVDKLSMSGKKRIDEKDIASSISAVREYTTFNLIDALVAEQRTRAFMILESILSEKMLATSVLGTLNWHYREFYNLWLNKGKKPQKMRMSTFNMLSKHVKSYNEDAFQRIFQTLHEADVAIKSSGRPELVLEILLIRLLQKRRAN is encoded by the coding sequence ATGTTGAATAGCGCTCTGGATAAGGAAATTGAGAAAGGCCTGCTGCAAGATCTCTATTACTTCTGGAGTGAAGAAGACTATTTTCTCGATGATGTTTTAAGGAAGGCTGTTGAAAGGGTGGTCTCTTCATCCCAGGCTGATTTTAATTATGACCTCTTTTACCCGTCTTCTGACCCCGGCCAGATAATTGACGCCGCATCCACCTTGCCTTTTATGGCCAGCAGGCGCCTGGTAGTGCTTAAGGGTTTCAATCAATACTCAAAGGCAGCTGTTGATTCTCTGCTGCCGTACTTCAGGAAACCTTCTGAAAACACCTGCATGATTGTCCTTTCGCAAAAGGCGCCGGTCAAGAAGCTGTCTGATATCCCGTGGAAGTTATATAAACTCGGAATAGAGGAGAGAGATATACCGGCATGGATAAAGCGGCTTGCCTCTGACAAGGGCATTCAGATGACAGGCGAAGCAGTAGACTGCCTTATCGATTATGTCGGGTTTGATGCGGGGCTCCTTGCCTCTGAGGTTGATAAGCTCTCAATGTCGGGTAAAAAGAGGATAGATGAAAAGGATATCGCCTCATCAATAAGCGCTGTCAGGGAGTACACTACTTTTAATCTTATTGATGCGCTTGTCGCGGAGCAGAGGACAAGGGCTTTCATGATACTTGAATCCATTCTCTCAGAGAAGATGCTTGCAACCTCTGTCCTGGGGACACTTAACTGGCACTATCGGGAGTTTTATAATCTCTGGCTTAATAAGGGGAAGAAGCCGCAGAAGATGCGGATGTCAACTTTTAACATGCTTTCAAAGCATGTTAAATCATACAATGAAGATGCTTTTCAGCGTATATTTCAGACACTGCATGAGGCTGACGTAGCTATAAAGAGCAGCGGAAGGCCTGAGCTTGTGCTGGAGATATTGCTTATCAGACTGCTTCAGAAGAGGAGAGCGAATTGA
- the lptE gene encoding LPS assembly lipoprotein LptE: MKNTRCESMAFISRRSRNNICFLLLVFPFLLISSCGYSIIGSKNLPFNSITIRQVQNNTYEPRLEDRLHYALSKEFLAHGVKVMSAGGDVSLDTTIATFMLSTIAAVDERVKEQELLLRVDMRLTDNGSITEFTSVESPIRITFETTGSVSEYVVQKQRAIDKAFTEISREIVSRIIIRYVE, encoded by the coding sequence ATGAAAAACACAAGGTGCGAATCAATGGCATTTATTAGTAGACGTTCACGGAATAATATCTGTTTCTTACTTCTTGTTTTCCCGTTCTTACTTATCAGTTCCTGCGGCTACAGCATCATCGGTTCAAAAAATCTGCCTTTTAACTCCATAACCATCAGGCAGGTTCAGAACAACACTTATGAGCCGAGACTTGAGGACAGGCTTCATTATGCGCTCTCAAAGGAGTTTTTGGCACATGGGGTAAAGGTCATGTCTGCCGGAGGAGATGTTTCCCTTGACACAACGATTGCAACTTTTATGCTGAGCACCATCGCGGCTGTTGATGAACGCGTAAAGGAGCAGGAGCTGCTCTTAAGGGTAGATATGAGGCTGACTGACAACGGCAGTATCACTGAATTTACCTCAGTGGAGTCACCTATAAGAATTACGTTTGAGACCACAGGGTCAGTGAGCGAATATGTTGTTCAGAAGCAGAGGGCTATAGACAAGGCCTTTACCGAGATTTCCAGGGAGATAGTCAGCAGGATAATAATCCGGTATGTTGAATAG
- the leuS gene encoding leucine--tRNA ligase has protein sequence MEERYTPQDIEERWQKYWEDAGLFRVTERSDLPKFYCLEMFPYPSGKIHMGHVRNYVIGDVISRYKRLRGFNVLHPMGWDAFGMPAENAAIKNKTHPSKWTYENIDYMRKQLKRLGLSYDWSREFATCDPEYYRWNQWFFVRMLDKGLAYKKLSPVNWCPSCETVLANEQVIDEQCWRCDSAVIQKNLEQWFFKITSYADELLRDMEDLKDWPEKVLAMQHNWIGRSEGADVNFKVIGTNKTIRVFTTRADTLYGATFLSIAKGHPFISEEIKDKKVLSDIESLSDDPEEKEGVFTRYYALHPLTNKKIPIWVSNFVLMGYGTGAVMAVPAHDQRDFDFAAKYHIPLKAVVLSLDKVQSMHMTEAFEDEGILVESAQFTGLHSREAKEKIALYLEAQGVGKKVVNYRLRDWGISRQRYWGTPIPVIYCKSCGIVPVPDAELPVLLPQDVIITAKGGSPLAELMDFVITKCPKCGGRARRETDTMDTFVDSSWYFLRYTSPSTADKPLDPAAAEYWMPVDQYIGGIEHAVLHLLYSRFFTKVVRDLGLIKAGEPFKKLLTQGMVIKDGTKMSKSKGNVVDPDYLIKKFGTDTMRIFCLFAAPPEKDLEWSDKGVEGASRFLNRVWALVYRYNKEMSGNRAEERSDLSGLTDSAKGLLRKTHQTIKKVTDSVERDYHFNTAIAALMELVNEATAFNLESAQDAGVLRFSIKNVILLLSPFAPHISEELWKEIGEDKGIHHKEWPVWDEALVKEEVIELVVQINGKVRSKCMIRAGLDDEAVRELAFSSPKIQDYLQGMKPRKVIVIKGKLVNIVI, from the coding sequence TTGGAAGAGAGATATACACCGCAGGATATTGAGGAGAGGTGGCAGAAATACTGGGAGGATGCGGGCCTTTTCAGGGTCACGGAACGTTCCGATCTCCCGAAATTCTACTGCCTTGAGATGTTCCCTTATCCTTCGGGCAAGATACACATGGGCCATGTCAGGAACTATGTGATAGGCGATGTTATCTCCAGGTATAAGAGGCTGCGGGGGTTTAATGTCCTGCATCCTATGGGATGGGATGCGTTTGGCATGCCGGCTGAGAATGCAGCCATCAAGAATAAGACGCATCCTTCGAAATGGACCTATGAAAACATAGATTACATGAGGAAGCAGTTAAAAAGGCTCGGCCTCAGTTATGACTGGTCAAGAGAGTTTGCCACCTGCGACCCTGAATATTACCGCTGGAACCAGTGGTTCTTTGTCAGGATGCTGGATAAGGGGCTGGCATACAAAAAACTCTCGCCTGTTAACTGGTGCCCCTCCTGTGAGACGGTACTTGCGAACGAGCAGGTTATAGATGAACAGTGCTGGCGGTGTGACAGCGCTGTAATACAGAAAAATCTTGAACAGTGGTTCTTTAAGATCACATCTTATGCTGATGAGCTTCTCCGTGACATGGAGGATCTTAAAGACTGGCCTGAAAAAGTACTTGCGATGCAGCATAACTGGATAGGGCGAAGCGAGGGTGCGGATGTTAACTTCAAGGTAATAGGCACTAATAAGACGATAAGGGTATTTACCACAAGGGCTGATACTCTATACGGGGCCACATTCTTAAGCATTGCAAAGGGGCATCCCTTTATTTCAGAGGAGATCAAGGATAAAAAAGTACTGTCTGATATTGAGTCGCTTTCAGATGACCCGGAAGAAAAGGAAGGGGTATTTACCCGCTACTATGCGCTTCATCCGCTGACAAATAAGAAGATACCGATCTGGGTCTCTAATTTTGTGCTTATGGGATACGGGACAGGAGCTGTCATGGCTGTTCCTGCCCATGACCAGAGAGATTTTGATTTTGCGGCAAAATATCATATTCCTTTAAAGGCTGTTGTCTTATCCCTTGATAAGGTGCAGAGCATGCATATGACAGAGGCCTTTGAGGATGAGGGCATTCTCGTTGAATCTGCGCAGTTCACAGGGCTTCACAGCAGAGAGGCAAAAGAGAAGATCGCTCTCTATCTTGAGGCGCAGGGTGTCGGGAAAAAAGTTGTCAATTACAGGCTGCGGGACTGGGGGATATCCCGTCAAAGGTATTGGGGAACACCGATCCCTGTCATCTATTGCAAATCCTGCGGCATAGTCCCTGTTCCTGATGCTGAGCTCCCGGTTCTCCTTCCACAGGATGTCATAATTACCGCAAAGGGCGGCTCTCCTTTAGCCGAACTCATGGATTTTGTTATTACCAAGTGCCCGAAATGCGGAGGCCGCGCAAGGAGAGAGACCGATACCATGGATACATTTGTGGATTCATCCTGGTATTTTTTGAGATATACATCCCCAAGTACCGCTGATAAACCCCTTGACCCTGCTGCTGCTGAATACTGGATGCCTGTTGACCAGTATATCGGGGGTATAGAACATGCAGTCCTGCATCTGCTGTACTCAAGGTTCTTTACCAAGGTGGTGAGGGATCTCGGACTGATAAAGGCGGGCGAGCCTTTTAAGAAACTTCTTACACAAGGCATGGTTATAAAAGACGGCACCAAGATGTCTAAATCCAAGGGCAATGTAGTGGACCCAGACTATCTTATTAAAAAGTTCGGTACTGACACAATGAGGATATTCTGCCTCTTTGCCGCTCCGCCTGAAAAAGACCTCGAGTGGTCTGACAAGGGGGTTGAAGGCGCTTCCCGTTTCCTTAACAGAGTATGGGCGCTTGTTTACAGATATAACAAGGAAATGTCCGGCAATAGGGCGGAAGAGCGTTCTGATCTTTCCGGTTTGACAGACAGCGCAAAAGGGCTGCTTCGCAAGACACATCAGACCATCAAGAAGGTGACAGACAGTGTAGAGCGTGATTATCATTTTAATACCGCTATCGCAGCTTTAATGGAACTGGTCAATGAGGCAACTGCCTTCAATCTTGAGAGCGCTCAGGATGCCGGTGTATTGAGGTTCTCTATTAAAAATGTGATCCTTCTTCTTTCACCTTTTGCGCCTCATATCTCCGAAGAACTCTGGAAAGAGATCGGTGAAGATAAAGGCATCCATCATAAAGAGTGGCCTGTCTGGGACGAGGCGTTAGTAAAAGAAGAGGTCATTGAACTGGTCGTTCAGATAAACGGCAAGGTGAGGAGCAAGTGTATGATCCGGGCCGGGCTTGATGATGAGGCTGTCAGGGAACTGGCCTTCAGCAGCCCGAAGATCCAGGATTATCTGCAAGGCATGAAGCCCAGGAAGGTAATAGTTATAAAGGGCAAACTGGTCAACATCGTTATATAA
- the bamA gene encoding outer membrane protein assembly factor BamA → MINKTGLQNCPAKSINSLIHLTVFLVISAFIFTAILAGSAAAAPLIKSIDITGNKKIEEATVRSKMKSIVGEPFSESTVQDDIKSIYSIGYFDDISVEIEQFEGGIKLIFTLQEKPTIVSIDFQGNEEFEAEKLKEKVTIASGAIANPQLIADNVEKIVSFYQSEGYWHARVIPVIREISEDAVALTFQVDEGKKVVIKDITFEGNSALSDKKIEKVMTTKEWWLFSFITSSGKYSKDALSADIERIRDLYNSKGYIYIVISEPEITLNPEKTKLFIKINISEGDQYKVGDVKFAGNTVFENSRLSAGLKTISGEIFDRSALRGDIDNIVELYMEKGYARADINPLIDVDKGKKTADITMAITEGAIFSIGRIEISGNKKTRDKVIRREMRLDEGETFNSKLLKRSYERITNLNFFESVNITPLPSVEESLIDLHVNVEEKLTGMLSVGGGYSSVDKFMVMGELTQANLFGKGLYLKFKAELSATRTNYNISLRDPWFMDQPISASMSLYNESFEYPDYDKKTTGGSIGFGKELSEYVAGNIVYNIESVEITNVVSRTSSLISDQIGTSITSSISPSIWRDTRDNYIDTTTGTRTALYTTVAGLGGDNYFVKGVIDSGRYFPLFWNTVFSLRGRLGYASGFNGKELPLYERFYVGGINTVRGLSFGEAGPRNPNGERIGGNKEVIFNAEFIFPLAKEAKLNGVAFFDAGRAFENNEKIYINDLRPTTGLGVRWTSPFGPIRLEWGYNIDPKPDESSSKIEFTMGGVY, encoded by the coding sequence GTGATAAATAAAACCGGCCTACAAAATTGCCCTGCAAAAAGCATCAACAGCCTGATTCACTTGACAGTATTTCTGGTCATTTCAGCCTTTATCTTTACGGCAATTCTTGCGGGTTCAGCCGCCGCTGCGCCGCTGATCAAATCTATAGATATCACCGGGAACAAAAAGATCGAGGAAGCTACCGTTCGTTCAAAGATGAAAAGCATCGTAGGAGAACCTTTTTCAGAAAGCACGGTTCAGGATGATATAAAGAGCATCTACAGCATCGGATACTTTGACGATATCAGTGTAGAGATCGAACAGTTTGAAGGCGGGATCAAACTTATCTTTACCCTGCAAGAGAAGCCTACTATAGTCAGCATTGATTTCCAGGGGAACGAGGAGTTTGAGGCAGAAAAACTCAAGGAGAAGGTAACTATTGCCTCCGGTGCGATCGCCAATCCTCAGCTGATCGCTGATAATGTTGAAAAGATCGTATCTTTTTACCAGTCAGAGGGATACTGGCACGCAAGAGTAATCCCGGTCATAAGGGAGATCTCCGAAGATGCGGTTGCGCTGACCTTCCAGGTTGACGAAGGGAAAAAGGTCGTGATCAAAGATATCACTTTTGAGGGAAACTCCGCCCTGTCCGACAAGAAAATAGAAAAAGTGATGACGACAAAAGAGTGGTGGCTTTTTTCATTCATTACAAGCTCAGGCAAATACAGCAAGGATGCGCTAAGCGCTGATATCGAAAGGATCAGGGACCTTTATAACAGCAAAGGGTACATATACATTGTTATATCTGAGCCTGAGATAACATTAAACCCGGAAAAAACAAAACTATTTATTAAGATAAATATATCTGAAGGCGATCAGTACAAGGTCGGAGATGTCAAGTTCGCCGGAAATACTGTCTTTGAAAACAGCCGGCTCTCTGCCGGGCTAAAGACCATTTCTGGAGAGATATTTGACAGAAGCGCGCTCCGTGGGGATATAGACAATATTGTTGAGCTTTACATGGAAAAAGGGTACGCCAGAGCTGATATCAACCCGCTGATAGATGTTGATAAGGGGAAAAAGACCGCAGATATCACCATGGCGATAACAGAAGGCGCTATCTTCTCCATCGGAAGGATCGAGATATCAGGCAACAAAAAGACACGCGATAAAGTTATAAGAAGAGAGATGAGGCTTGATGAGGGGGAAACATTCAACAGCAAGCTCCTTAAAAGAAGCTACGAGAGAATAACTAACCTCAATTTCTTTGAAAGCGTTAATATCACCCCGCTCCCAAGCGTTGAAGAATCGCTTATTGACCTGCATGTAAATGTAGAGGAAAAGCTGACCGGCATGTTGAGCGTCGGAGGAGGATACAGCTCGGTAGATAAATTTATGGTCATGGGCGAACTCACCCAGGCAAACCTTTTTGGCAAAGGCCTTTATCTGAAGTTCAAGGCTGAATTAAGCGCCACAAGAACCAATTACAATATCTCACTCAGAGACCCATGGTTTATGGATCAACCTATCTCGGCATCAATGTCACTCTATAATGAGTCATTTGAATATCCAGACTACGACAAAAAGACCACCGGCGGTTCAATAGGATTCGGCAAAGAATTGTCAGAATATGTCGCCGGAAACATCGTCTATAATATTGAGAGTGTTGAGATCACAAATGTGGTGAGTAGAACCTCTTCACTTATCTCAGACCAGATAGGTACAAGTATTACAAGCAGCATAAGCCCTTCCATATGGAGGGACACGCGGGATAACTATATAGACACCACAACAGGTACAAGGACGGCACTATATACAACTGTTGCCGGCCTGGGAGGAGACAACTACTTTGTAAAGGGGGTCATTGATTCCGGCCGCTATTTCCCTCTCTTCTGGAATACCGTCTTCAGTCTTCGTGGCCGTTTAGGATATGCTTCAGGTTTTAATGGAAAAGAACTTCCATTATATGAAAGGTTCTATGTTGGAGGAATAAATACTGTAAGGGGCCTTTCATTCGGTGAAGCAGGCCCGAGAAACCCCAATGGAGAAAGGATCGGCGGCAACAAGGAAGTGATCTTTAATGCAGAGTTTATCTTCCCGCTTGCAAAAGAGGCCAAGTTAAATGGCGTTGCATTCTTTGATGCAGGCAGGGCCTTTGAGAATAATGAAAAGATATATATCAATGACCTCCGGCCGACCACAGGTTTAGGCGTCAGGTGGACATCTCCTTTTGGCCCTATCAGGCTTGAATGGGGATACAACATTGACCCGAAGCCTGATGAGAGCTCCAGCAAGATAGAATTTACAATGGGCGGGGTCTATTAA
- a CDS encoding OmpH family outer membrane protein translates to MKRIILLFVALSFFSFSAHAGEIKIGYVDFKKAVSESDQGKEALSALEKMVNEKKEVIDAKGNEIKKLDEELAKQASVLTPESLKKKQSEREKMIRDYQRMVKDSEEDLQKKEIEYIQKISIELRDLLEKLGDKEGYTAIFEVVEGGILYMPKGFDLTDKVIKSFNETTAAAKK, encoded by the coding sequence ATGAAAAGGATCATTTTGTTGTTTGTTGCATTATCATTTTTCAGCTTCAGCGCACACGCAGGAGAAATAAAGATCGGATATGTCGATTTCAAAAAAGCTGTGAGTGAATCAGACCAGGGGAAAGAGGCCTTAAGCGCTCTGGAGAAGATGGTGAACGAAAAGAAAGAGGTTATAGATGCCAAAGGAAATGAGATTAAAAAACTTGATGAAGAACTGGCCAAACAGGCCTCTGTCCTCACACCCGAAAGCCTGAAGAAAAAGCAGAGTGAGCGCGAAAAGATGATCAGAGACTACCAGAGAATGGTAAAAGACTCTGAAGAAGACCTTCAGAAAAAAGAGATTGAATACATTCAGAAGATATCAATAGAACTTAGAGATCTTCTTGAGAAGCTCGGGGATAAAGAAGGCTACACCGCTATCTTTGAAGTAGTTGAAGGCGGCATCCTTTACATGCCTAAAGGATTTGACCTGACCGATAAGGTCATCAAAAGCTTCAATGAAACAACCGCTGCTGCAAAAAAATGA
- the lpxD gene encoding UDP-3-O-(3-hydroxymyristoyl)glucosamine N-acyltransferase: MKLKEVADLIGAEISGDPGVEITGASGIRDAAAGDITFLSAKKYANEIRNTMASAVILKKEFKDLVANSLIVDNPQYSFAMLQRILYIKPQKATGISERAVIGKNVNFGDEVNIHPLAFIGDDVSLGSRVTIYPGAHIGEGVTIGDDSVIYPNVSIYGEATVGKRVIIHAGAVIGSDGFGFVKDKGTHHKVPQVGGVMIEDDVEIGANVTIDRAAMKKSRTTIGAGTKIDNLVHIAHNVRIGKNCLLIAQAAIAGSAEIGNDVIIAGQAGVADHIKISNGAVIVSQSGVTRDIPEAQVFSGSPAIPHKTWLRVQNIITKLPEYIKRLQMLERKVNKEDPSNDG; encoded by the coding sequence ATGAAACTAAAGGAAGTGGCTGATCTGATCGGCGCTGAAATATCCGGAGACCCCGGGGTTGAGATAACCGGGGCATCCGGTATCCGTGATGCCGCTGCTGGCGACATTACTTTTCTCTCAGCAAAAAAATACGCCAATGAGATTCGTAATACCATGGCCTCCGCAGTAATACTGAAAAAAGAATTCAAAGACCTCGTTGCTAACTCACTGATAGTCGATAATCCCCAATATTCCTTTGCCATGCTCCAAAGAATTCTTTACATAAAGCCCCAAAAGGCGACAGGCATAAGCGAAAGGGCGGTCATCGGGAAGAATGTGAATTTTGGTGATGAAGTTAATATTCATCCTTTAGCTTTTATCGGGGATGATGTCTCTCTCGGATCCAGGGTCACAATATATCCCGGGGCCCACATTGGAGAAGGAGTGACGATAGGTGATGATTCAGTCATATATCCCAATGTATCTATATACGGGGAGGCAACGGTCGGCAAACGCGTAATTATACACGCAGGCGCTGTTATAGGCTCTGACGGTTTTGGATTTGTTAAAGATAAGGGCACACATCATAAGGTTCCCCAGGTCGGGGGCGTTATGATTGAAGATGATGTAGAAATTGGCGCAAATGTCACTATTGACAGGGCTGCCATGAAGAAGAGCCGCACTACTATCGGTGCCGGCACAAAGATCGATAACCTCGTGCATATCGCACATAATGTCAGGATCGGGAAGAACTGCCTGCTCATTGCACAGGCCGCGATAGCCGGTAGCGCAGAGATCGGAAACGATGTTATAATTGCTGGGCAGGCAGGAGTTGCAGACCATATCAAGATAAGCAACGGCGCTGTCATAGTTTCTCAGTCAGGCGTAACAAGGGACATTCCTGAAGCACAAGTCTTTTCAGGAAGTCCTGCCATTCCTCACAAAACCTGGCTTAGGGTTCAAAATATAATCACAAAGCTCCCGGAATATATTAAACGGCTGCAGATGCTTGAACGCAAAGTAAACAAGGAGGATCCTTCAAATGATGGATAA
- the fabZ gene encoding 3-hydroxyacyl-ACP dehydratase FabZ, whose protein sequence is MMDNREIQNTLPHRFPFLLVDRILELEPGVKAVGIKNVTINEQFFQGHFPDFPVMPGVLIVEAMAQVAGILAFKSGAKEGSSVFFMSIEKAKFRKPVVPGDQLRLELNVIQHRGNVWKCGGKAFVDGKLVSEAELTAMVTEDPKNG, encoded by the coding sequence ATGATGGATAACCGCGAAATACAGAACACTCTGCCGCACAGATTCCCTTTTCTTCTGGTGGACAGGATATTGGAACTGGAGCCGGGGGTCAAGGCTGTCGGCATAAAGAATGTGACAATAAACGAGCAGTTCTTTCAGGGGCACTTCCCTGACTTCCCGGTAATGCCGGGGGTTCTGATAGTTGAGGCGATGGCGCAGGTAGCAGGCATACTCGCTTTTAAGTCAGGCGCCAAAGAGGGCAGTTCCGTGTTTTTTATGAGCATCGAAAAAGCAAAGTTCAGAAAACCGGTTGTGCCCGGAGACCAGCTTCGTCTCGAACTAAACGTCATCCAGCATAGAGGCAATGTCTGGAAGTGCGGCGGCAAGGCATTTGTTGACGGCAAACTCGTATCAGAGGCTGAACTTACGGCAATGGTCACAGAGGATCCCAAAAATGGCTAA